In Endozoicomonas sp. GU-1, one DNA window encodes the following:
- a CDS encoding RAP domain-containing protein: MAGLVSQSDRFGHRYNGKNHGQYASSIKKYTSAVQRPLNRGEQSQLMRLLQNFTATRSWNWRSLTTTFHSLTSAGVFTSHQPMDERVKRTQAALLSTLFDSIIFNCNQKPEARDIDAQGVANLLWAMAKLVDNGQERTPEFNEAMVALLPHVNTQKAHFKPQEVTNLLWAMAKLLDNGQERTAEFKEAVAALLPLVNAQKNQFNAQAIANLLWAMAKLVGKGLERTPGFKEAVAALLPHVNAHKDQFIPQGIANLLLAMAKMVDIWQEHTPGVKEAVAALLPLVNAQEDQFNAQDIANLLWAMVKLVDNEQRLTPEFKEAVVTLLPHVNAQKANFKRQEIANLLWAMAKLVDNGQEQTPALKEAVAAVLSQVNAKKANFKPQEITNLLWAMAKLVDNGQERTSRLKEAIAALLPCVHRQKDQFVPRGVANLLWAMAKLVDHSQEQTPDFNQAVAALLPLVKVQNAHFKPQGIANLLWAMAKLLYNGMELTPGFKEAVAALLPHVDAQKNQFIPQHIANLLWAMAKLVNSGQERTEEFKEAVVALLPRLNAQKNQFNAQEIANLLWAMAKLVDNGQEQTPGLNEAVAALLPHVNVHKDQFNAQEIANLLWAMAKLVDNGQERTAAFKETVVVLLPHVNEQKDQFIPKAITNLLWAMAKLVDNGQEHAPELNVAVVALLPLVNAQKANFTPQEIAILLWAIAKLGELVELNMVNSTFESLVYRISTTPQFSPQEISMSLWGVMVCCARLFLNSNTNKSNVFEKHMDDLFTRLENTSPDNEDEEPIITMAASWLGRACPFVRHYQTNISKSQVDFRDQLQSSIPFLRIEEEKSLNSLPPVDLLLPDHNMVIEVQGPSHYVGGDFKTRKGSTLLKIALLQKAGFEVIEIPTNQLLKKALMKPYIDQIKTRIGIPPQEHGFVSYKRAWTDTTYVTGEEHLAEQTNPAKRKKTNNQ; this comes from the coding sequence ATGGCTGGTCTGGTGAGTCAATCGGATCGTTTCGGTCATCGCTATAATGGGAAAAATCACGGGCAATATGCCAGTTCAATTAAAAAATACACGTCAGCTGTTCAAAGACCGTTAAATCGAGGTGAACAAAGCCAGCTGATGCGTTTGCTGCAAAATTTCACGGCAACACGGAGCTGGAATTGGCGAAGCCTGACGACAACATTTCACTCATTGACTTCAGCGGGTGTTTTTACCTCTCATCAACCCATGGATGAGCGTGTTAAGCGTACTCAAGCGGCCTTATTATCAACGCTATTTGATTCAATAATATTTAACTGCAACCAAAAACCTGAAGCCAGGGATATTGATGCCCAGGGTGTCGCCAACCTGCTGTGGGCCATGGCAAAACTGGTGGACAACGGGCAGGAACGGACACCAGAGTTCAACGAGGCCATGGTCGCTTTGTTGCCCCACGTGAACACACAGAAAGCTCACTTTAAACCACAGGAAGTCACCAACCTGCTGTGGGCCATGGCAAAACTGCTGGACAACGGCCAAGAGCGTACAGCAGAGTTCAAAGAGGCTGTGGCCGCCCTGTTGCCCCTCGTCAACGCACAGAAAAACCAGTTTAATGCCCAGGCCATTGCCAACCTGCTGTGGGCCATGGCAAAACTGGTGGGCAAGGGGCTGGAGCGAACACCAGGGTTCAAAGAGGCTGTGGCCGCTCTGTTGCCCCACGTGAACGCACATAAAGACCAATTTATTCCGCAGGGTATCGCCAACCTGCTGTTGGCCATGGCGAAAATGGTAGACATCTGGCAGGAGCACACTCCGGGAGTCAAAGAGGCCGTAGCCGCGCTGTTGCCACTCGTGAACGCACAGGAAGACCAGTTTAATGCTCAGGATATCGCCAACCTGCTGTGGGCCATGGTAAAACTGGTGGACAACGAGCAGAGGCTGACTCCAGAGTTCAAAGAGGCCGTGGTCACGCTGTTGCCCCACGTAAATGCACAGAAAGCCAACTTTAAACGGCAGGAAATCGCCAATCTGCTGTGGGCCATGGCAAAACTGGTGGACAACGGGCAGGAGCAAACCCCAGCGCTCAAAGAGGCCGTGGCAGCGGTGTTGTCTCAGGTGAATGCAAAGAAAGCTAACTTCAAACCGCAGGAAATCACCAACCTTCTGTGGGCCATGGCAAAACTGGTGGACAACGGGCAGGAAAGGACATCTCGTCTGAAAGAGGCCATAGCCGCGCTGTTGCCCTGCGTGCACAGACAGAAAGACCAATTTGTTCCGCGGGGAGTCGCCAACTTGCTCTGGGCCATGGCGAAACTGGTGGACCACAGCCAGGAGCAGACACCAGATTTCAACCAGGCCGTGGCTGCGCTGTTGCCCCTCGTGAAAGTACAGAACGCTCACTTTAAACCGCAGGGAATCGCCAACCTGCTGTGGGCCATGGCGAAACTTTTGTACAACGGGATGGAGTTGACACCTGGGTTCAAAGAGGCCGTGGCCGCACTGCTGCCCCACGTGGACGCACAGAAAAACCAGTTTATTCCTCAGCATATCGCCAATCTGCTCTGGGCCATGGCAAAACTGGTGAATAGCGGCCAGGAGCGGACAGAAGAATTCAAAGAGGCCGTGGTCGCCCTGTTGCCCCGCCTGAACGCACAGAAAAACCAATTTAATGCCCAGGAAATCGCCAACCTGCTGTGGGCCATGGCGAAACTGGTGGACAACGGGCAGGAACAAACACCCGGGCTCAACGAGGCCGTGGCCGCACTGTTGCCACACGTAAACGTACACAAAGACCAATTTAATGCTCAGGAAATCGCCAACCTGCTGTGGGCCATGGCGAAACTGGTAGACAACGGGCAGGAGCGAACAGCAGCGTTCAAAGAGACCGTGGTCGTGTTGTTGCCCCACGTAAACGAGCAGAAAGACCAATTTATTCCTAAGGCTATCACCAACCTGCTGTGGGCCATGGCGAAACTGGTAGACAACGGGCAGGAGCACGCACCAGAGCTCAACGTGGCTGTAGTCGCGCTGTTGCCCCTCGTGAACGCACAAAAAGCTAACTTTACACCACAGGAAATCGCTATCCTGCTCTGGGCCATTGCGAAACTGGGTGAACTCGTTGAGCTAAACATGGTTAACTCTACGTTCGAATCGCTTGTCTATCGAATCAGTACGACCCCTCAATTTTCTCCGCAAGAGATATCGATGTCTCTCTGGGGCGTAATGGTATGCTGTGCCAGGTTGTTTCTGAATTCCAATACCAATAAAAGCAACGTGTTTGAAAAGCACATGGATGACCTGTTCACTCGTCTGGAAAATACATCCCCAGACAATGAAGATGAAGAACCCATCATTACCATGGCTGCAAGTTGGCTTGGCAGAGCCTGTCCGTTCGTTCGCCATTACCAGACAAACATTTCAAAAAGCCAGGTCGACTTCCGCGATCAACTCCAATCATCTATTCCATTTTTGCGGATCGAAGAGGAAAAGAGTCTGAACTCACTGCCTCCGGTTGACCTGCTACTGCCAGATCACAACATGGTGATTGAAGTTCAGGGTCCCTCTCATTATGTGGGTGGTGATTTCAAAACCAGGAAGGGTTCAACTCTGCTGAAAATCGCATTGCTGCAAAAAGCAGGATTTGAGGTCATTGAAATCCCGACTAACCAGCTTTTGAAGAAAGCTTTAATGAAACCATACATTGATCAAATAAAGACCAGGATAGGCATCCCGCCACAGGAGCACGGCTTTGTATCATATAAAAGAGCGTGGACAGACACTACATACGTTACTGGTGAAGAACATTTAGCAGAACAAACCAACCCGGCAAAGAGGAAGAAAACAAACAACCAGTAA
- a CDS encoding RAP domain-containing protein — protein MDRNYAGISGQYARSDNGYNQGHAPSSRRGRYRHATVRQWNHPPRTAPGRNEFCRSSGTRSSQHLQHRTVNTAQDFNALIKPEIMDDLVSQSERFGHRYNGRNHGQYASSIKKYTSAVQRPLNRGEQSQLMRLLENFTATRNWNWRSLTTTLHSLTSAGVFTTHQPMDERVKRTQAALLSTLFDSITFNCKQKPEARDIDAQGVANLLWAMAKLVDNGQEWTPEFNGAVVALLPHVNTQKAHFKPQEVTNLVWAKAKLLDNGQEPTAEFKGAVAALLPLVNAQKSQFNAQAITNLLWAMAKLMGNGLERTPGLNEAVATLLPRVNAQKDQFIPQGITNLLWAMAKMVDIGQEHTPGVKEAVAELLPLVNAKQDQFNAQDITNQLWAMAKLVDNEQRLTPEFKEAVVALLPHVNAQKANFKPQEIANLLSVMAKLVDSGLEQTPEFKEAVAAVLSQVNAQKANFKPQEITNLLWAMAKLVENGQERTPRLKEAIAALLPCVHRQKDQFVPQGVANLIWAMAKLVDNSQEQTPDFNQAVAALLPHVKVQNAHFKPQGIANLLWAMAKLLYNGMELTPRFKEAVAALLPHVDAQKDQFIPQNIANLLWAMAKLVNSGQEWTKEFKEAVAALLPRLNAQKNQFNAQEIANLLWAMAKLVDNGQEQTPGLSEAVAALLPRLNAQKNQFNAQEIANLLWAMAKLVDNGLERTAAFKETVAVLLPHVNVQKDHFIPQAVTNLLWAMAKLVDNGQEHTPELNVAVVALLPLVNAQKANFKPQEIANLLWAMAKLGELVELNVVTSTFESLVYRISTNPQFSQKEISMSLWALMVCCARLSLDSNANKSNVFEKHMDDLLTRLENTSPDNEEDQSIMIMAASWLGRTCPVVRHYQTNISKNQADFRDQLQSSIPSLKIEEEKSLKSLPPVDLLLPDHNMVIEVQGPSHYVGGDFKTRNGSTLLKIALLQKAGFEVIEIPANQLLSNDLMKPYIDQIKTRIGIPPQGHGSVSLKRRWASAAYATGEEHLAGQTNPAKRKKTNSQ, from the coding sequence ATGGATAGAAACTATGCTGGTATCAGTGGTCAATACGCAAGATCAGATAACGGTTACAACCAAGGCCATGCCCCTTCTTCAAGGCGTGGGCGATACCGACATGCCACAGTCAGACAATGGAATCATCCCCCCCGCACGGCACCGGGTCGCAATGAATTTTGCCGTTCTTCTGGCACACGCTCTTCTCAACATCTACAGCACCGTACAGTAAACACTGCTCAAGATTTTAATGCCCTCATCAAACCAGAAATAATGGATGATCTGGTGAGTCAGTCGGAGCGTTTCGGTCATCGCTATAATGGGAGAAATCACGGACAATATGCCAGTTCAATTAAAAAATACACGTCAGCTGTTCAAAGACCGTTAAATCGAGGTGAACAAAGCCAGCTGATGCGTTTGCTGGAAAATTTCACGGCAACAAGGAACTGGAATTGGCGAAGCCTGACGACAACACTTCACTCATTGACTTCAGCAGGTGTTTTTACCACTCATCAACCCATGGATGAGCGTGTTAAGCGTACTCAAGCGGCCTTATTGTCAACGCTATTTGATTCAATAACATTTAACTGCAAACAAAAACCTGAAGCCAGGGATATTGATGCCCAGGGTGTCGCCAACCTGCTGTGGGCCATGGCAAAACTGGTGGACAACGGGCAGGAATGGACACCAGAGTTCAACGGGGCCGTGGTCGCTTTGTTGCCCCACGTGAACACACAGAAAGCTCACTTTAAACCACAGGAAGTCACCAACCTGGTGTGGGCTAAGGCAAAACTGCTGGACAACGGCCAGGAGCCTACAGCAGAGTTCAAAGGGGCTGTGGCCGCCCTGTTGCCACTCGTCAACGCACAGAAAAGCCAGTTTAATGCCCAGGCCATTACCAACCTGCTGTGGGCCATGGCGAAACTGATGGGCAACGGGCTGGAGAGGACACCAGGGCTCAACGAGGCCGTGGCCACGCTGTTGCCCCGCGTGAACGCACAGAAAGACCAATTTATTCCGCAGGGTATCACCAACCTGCTGTGGGCCATGGCAAAAATGGTAGACATCGGGCAGGAGCACACTCCAGGGGTCAAAGAGGCCGTAGCCGAGCTGTTGCCCCTCGTGAACGCAAAGCAAGACCAATTTAATGCTCAAGATATCACCAACCAGCTGTGGGCCATGGCAAAACTGGTGGACAACGAGCAAAGGCTGACTCCAGAGTTTAAAGAGGCCGTGGTGGCGCTGTTGCCCCACGTAAATGCACAGAAAGCCAACTTTAAACCACAGGAAATCGCCAATCTGCTGTCGGTCATGGCAAAACTGGTGGACAGCGGGCTGGAGCAAACCCCAGAGTTCAAAGAGGCCGTGGCAGCGGTGTTATCTCAGGTGAACGCACAGAAAGCTAACTTCAAACCGCAGGAAATCACCAACCTTCTGTGGGCCATGGCGAAACTGGTGGAAAATGGGCAGGAACGGACACCTCGTCTGAAAGAGGCCATAGCCGCGCTGTTGCCCTGCGTGCACAGACAGAAAGACCAATTTGTTCCGCAGGGAGTCGCCAACTTGATCTGGGCCATGGCGAAACTGGTGGACAACAGCCAGGAGCAGACACCAGATTTCAACCAGGCCGTGGCTGCGCTGTTGCCCCATGTGAAAGTACAGAACGCTCACTTTAAACCACAGGGAATCGCCAACCTGCTGTGGGCCATGGCGAAACTTTTGTACAACGGGATGGAGTTGACACCTAGGTTCAAAGAGGCCGTGGCCGCACTGCTTCCCCACGTGGACGCCCAGAAAGACCAGTTTATTCCTCAGAATATCGCCAACCTGCTGTGGGCCATGGCAAAACTGGTGAATAGCGGCCAGGAGTGGACAAAAGAGTTCAAAGAGGCCGTGGCCGCGCTGCTGCCCCGCCTGAACGCACAGAAAAACCAATTTAATGCCCAGGAAATCGCCAACCTGCTGTGGGCCATGGCGAAACTGGTGGACAACGGGCAGGAACAAACACCCGGGCTCAGCGAGGCCGTGGCCGCGCTGCTGCCCCGCCTGAACGCACAGAAAAACCAATTTAATGCCCAGGAAATCGCCAACCTGCTGTGGGCCATGGCGAAACTGGTGGACAACGGGCTGGAGCGAACAGCAGCGTTCAAAGAGACCGTGGCCGTGTTGTTGCCCCACGTAAACGTACAGAAAGACCACTTTATTCCTCAGGCTGTCACCAACCTGCTGTGGGCCATGGCGAAACTGGTAGACAATGGACAGGAGCACACACCAGAGCTCAACGTGGCTGTGGTCGCGCTGTTGCCCCTCGTGAACGCACAAAAAGCTAACTTTAAACCACAGGAAATCGCTAACCTGCTCTGGGCCATGGCGAAACTGGGTGAACTCGTTGAGCTGAACGTGGTTACCTCCACGTTCGAATCGCTTGTCTATCGAATCAGTACGAACCCTCAGTTTTCTCAGAAAGAGATATCGATGTCTCTCTGGGCATTAATGGTATGCTGTGCCAGGTTGTCTCTGGATTCCAATGCCAATAAAAGTAACGTGTTTGAAAAGCATATGGATGACCTGTTGACTCGCCTGGAAAATACATCGCCAGATAATGAAGAGGATCAATCCATCATGATCATGGCCGCAAGTTGGCTTGGCAGAACCTGTCCGGTCGTTCGCCATTACCAGACAAACATTTCAAAAAACCAAGCCGACTTCCGCGATCAACTCCAATCATCTATTCCATCTTTGAAGATTGAAGAAGAAAAGAGTCTGAAATCATTACCTCCGGTTGACCTGCTACTGCCAGATCACAACATGGTGATTGAAGTTCAGGGTCCCTCTCATTATGTGGGTGGTGATTTCAAAACCAGGAATGGTTCAACTCTGCTGAAAATCGCATTGCTGCAAAAAGCAGGATTTGAGGTCATTGAAATCCCGGCTAACCAGCTTTTGAGTAACGATTTAATGAAACCATATATTGATCAAATAAAGACCAGGATAGGCATCCCGCCACAGGGTCATGGCTCTGTATCACTTAAAAGAAGGTGGGCAAGTGCTGCATACGCGACTGGTGAAGAACATTTAGCAGGGCAAACCAACCCGGCAAAGAGGAAGAAAACAAACAGTCAGTAA
- a CDS encoding RAP domain-containing protein, giving the protein MDRSSADISGQYARSDNGYNQGHAPSSRRGRYRHATVRPWHHPPRNAPGRNEFYQSSGTRSSQHLQCRSVNFAQDFNALIKPEIMNDLVSQSERFGDRYNGRNHGQYASSIKKYTSAVQRPLNRAEQSQLIRFLQNFTATRSWNWRSLTTTLHSLTSAGVFTPYQPMDERVKRTQAALLSTLFDSIKFNCNQNLPARDIDTQGVANLLWAMAKLVDNGQERTTELNEAVVALLPLVNTQKAHFKPQEVTNLLWAMAKLLDNGQERTAEFKDAVAALLPLVNAQKNQFNAQAITNLLWAMAKLMGNGLERTPELNEAVATLLPHVNAQKDQFIPQGITNLLWAMAKMIDIGQEHTAGVQKAVAALLPLVNEKEDQFKARDITNLLWSMAKLVDNGLARTPGLKEALAVLLPLVNVQKNQFIPLQIANLLWAMAKLVDNEQRLTPEFKEVLVALLPRVNAQKANFKPQEIANLLSVMAKLVDSGLEQTPEFKEALAAVLPLVNAQKANFKPEEITNLLWAMAKLVDNGQERTSRLKEAIAALLPCVHRQKDQFVPRGVANLLWAMAKLVDHSQEQTPDFNQAVAALLPHVKAQKADFKPQGIANLLWAMAKLLYNGMELTPGFKEAMAALLPQVDAQKDQFIPQHIANLLWAMAKLVNSGLERTKEFKEAVAALLPHVNAQKNQFNARKIANLLWAMAKLVDNGQERTPGLNEAVALLLPRVNVHKDQFNAQEIANLLWAMAKLVDNRQERTAAFKEAVAVLLPHVNVQKDQFIPQAITSLLWAMAKLVDNGQKLTPEFNVAVVALLPLVNAQKANFKPQEIANLLWAMAKLGELVELNVVTSTFESLVYRISTNPELSQAEISMSLWALMVCCARLFLDSNTNKNNLFEKHLDDLFIRLENTSPDNGDDQSIITMAESWLGRARPVVRHYHTNISKTQADFRDQLQSSIPSLKIEEEKSLNSLPSVDLLLPDHNIVIEVQGPHHYVGGDFNTRKGSTLLKIALWQKAGFEVIEIPTNQLLNKALMKPYIDQIKTRIGIPPQEHGSISLKRGWTDAADVTGEEHLPEQTNPVKRKKTNSQ; this is encoded by the coding sequence ATGGATAGAAGTTCTGCTGATATCAGTGGTCAATACGCAAGATCAGATAACGGTTACAACCAAGGCCATGCCCCTTCTTCAAGGCGTGGGCGATACCGACATGCCACAGTCAGACCATGGCATCATCCCCCCCGCAATGCACCGGGTCGCAATGAATTTTATCAGTCTTCTGGTACACGCTCTTCTCAACATCTACAGTGCCGTTCAGTCAACTTTGCTCAAGATTTTAATGCCCTCATCAAACCAGAAATAATGAATGATCTGGTGAGTCAATCGGAGCGTTTCGGTGATCGCTATAATGGGAGAAATCACGGGCAGTATGCCAGTTCAATTAAAAAATACACGTCAGCTGTTCAAAGACCATTAAATCGAGCTGAACAAAGCCAGCTGATACGTTTTCTGCAAAATTTCACAGCAACGCGGAGCTGGAACTGGCGAAGCCTGACGACAACACTTCACTCATTGACTTCAGCAGGGGTTTTTACCCCTTATCAACCCATGGATGAGCGTGTTAAGCGTACTCAAGCGGCCTTATTGTCAACGCTATTTGATTCAATAAAATTTAACTGCAACCAAAATCTTCCAGCCAGAGATATTGATACCCAGGGTGTCGCCAACCTGCTGTGGGCCATGGCAAAACTGGTGGACAACGGGCAGGAACGGACAACAGAACTCAACGAGGCCGTGGTCGCTTTGTTGCCCCTCGTGAACACACAGAAAGCTCACTTTAAACCACAGGAAGTCACCAACCTGCTGTGGGCCATGGCAAAACTGCTGGATAACGGCCAGGAGCGTACAGCAGAGTTCAAAGACGCTGTGGCCGCCCTGCTGCCCCTCGTCAACGCACAGAAAAACCAGTTTAATGCCCAGGCCATTACCAACCTGCTGTGGGCCATGGCGAAACTGATGGGCAACGGGCTGGAGCGGACACCAGAGCTCAACGAGGCCGTGGCCACGCTGTTGCCCCACGTGAACGCACAGAAAGACCAATTTATTCCGCAGGGTATCACCAACCTGCTGTGGGCCATGGCAAAAATGATAGACATCGGGCAGGAGCACACTGCTGGGGTCCAAAAGGCCGTAGCCGCGCTGTTGCCCCTCGTGAACGAAAAGGAAGACCAATTTAAAGCCCGGGATATCACCAACCTGCTGTGGTCCATGGCGAAACTGGTGGACAATGGGCTGGCCCGGACACCAGGGCTCAAAGAGGCTTTAGCCGTCCTGTTGCCCCTCGTGAACGTTCAGAAAAACCAATTTATTCCTCTGCAAATCGCCAACTTGCTGTGGGCCATGGCAAAACTGGTGGACAACGAGCAGAGGCTGACTCCAGAGTTCAAAGAGGTCTTGGTCGCGCTGTTGCCCCGGGTAAATGCACAGAAAGCCAACTTTAAACCACAGGAAATCGCCAATCTGCTGTCGGTCATGGCAAAACTGGTGGACAGCGGGCTGGAGCAAACCCCAGAGTTCAAAGAGGCCCTGGCAGCGGTGTTGCCCCTCGTGAACGCACAGAAAGCTAACTTCAAACCGGAGGAAATCACCAACCTTCTGTGGGCCATGGCAAAACTGGTGGACAACGGGCAGGAAAGGACATCTCGTCTGAAAGAGGCCATAGCCGCGCTGTTGCCCTGCGTGCACAGACAGAAAGACCAATTTGTTCCGCGGGGAGTCGCCAACTTGCTCTGGGCCATGGCGAAACTGGTGGACCACAGCCAGGAGCAGACACCAGATTTCAACCAGGCCGTGGCTGCGCTGTTGCCCCACGTGAAAGCGCAGAAAGCTGACTTTAAACCACAGGGAATCGCCAACCTGCTGTGGGCCATGGCGAAACTTTTGTACAACGGGATGGAGCTGACACCTGGGTTCAAAGAGGCCATGGCCGCACTGCTGCCCCAAGTGGACGCACAGAAAGACCAGTTTATTCCTCAGCATATCGCCAACCTGCTCTGGGCCATGGCAAAACTGGTGAATAGCGGCCTGGAGCGGACAAAAGAGTTCAAAGAGGCCGTGGCCGCGCTGCTGCCCCACGTGAACGCACAGAAAAACCAATTTAATGCCCGGAAAATTGCCAACCTGCTGTGGGCCATGGCGAAACTGGTGGACAACGGGCAGGAACGAACACCCGGGCTCAACGAGGCCGTGGCCTTACTGTTGCCACGGGTAAACGTACACAAAGACCAATTTAATGCCCAGGAAATCGCCAACCTGCTGTGGGCCATGGCGAAACTGGTGGACAACAGGCAGGAGCGAACAGCAGCGTTCAAAGAGGCTGTGGCCGTGTTGTTGCCCCACGTAAACGTACAGAAAGACCAATTTATTCCGCAGGCTATCACCAGCCTCCTGTGGGCCATGGCGAAACTGGTAGACAATGGGCAGAAGCTCACACCAGAGTTCAACGTGGCGGTGGTCGCGCTGTTGCCCCTCGTGAACGCACAAAAAGCGAACTTTAAACCACAGGAAATCGCTAACCTGCTCTGGGCCATGGCGAAACTGGGTGAACTCGTTGAGCTGAACGTGGTTACCTCTACATTCGAATCGCTTGTCTATCGAATCAGTACGAACCCTGAGCTTTCTCAGGCAGAGATATCGATGTCTCTCTGGGCCTTAATGGTATGCTGTGCCAGGTTGTTTCTGGACTCCAATACCAATAAAAATAACCTGTTTGAAAAACATCTGGATGACCTGTTCATTCGTCTGGAAAATACATCGCCAGATAATGGCGATGATCAATCCATCATTACCATGGCTGAAAGTTGGCTTGGCAGAGCCCGTCCGGTCGTTCGCCATTACCACACAAACATTTCAAAAACCCAGGCCGACTTCCGCGATCAACTCCAATCATCTATTCCATCGTTGAAGATTGAAGAAGAAAAGAGTCTGAACTCATTACCTTCGGTTGACCTGCTTTTGCCAGATCACAATATTGTGATTGAAGTTCAGGGACCACATCATTACGTGGGTGGTGATTTCAACACCAGGAAGGGTTCGACTCTGCTGAAAATCGCACTGTGGCAAAAAGCAGGATTTGAGGTCATTGAAATCCCGACTAACCAGCTTTTGAATAAAGCTTTAATGAAACCATACATTGACCAAATAAAGACCAGGATAGGCATCCCGCCACAGGAGCATGGCTCTATATCACTTAAAAGAGGGTGGACAGACGCTGCAGACGTGACTGGTGAAGAACATTTACCAGAGCAAACCAACCCGGTAAAGAGGAAGAAAACAAACAGTCAGTAA